One Loxodonta africana isolate mLoxAfr1 chromosome 6, mLoxAfr1.hap2, whole genome shotgun sequence DNA window includes the following coding sequences:
- the LOC135231520 gene encoding small cysteine and glycine repeat-containing protein 7-like, translating into MGCCGCGGCGGGCGGRCGGRCGGGCGGGCGGGCGSCTTCRYYRVGCCSGCCPCCCGCCGGCCSVPVVCCCRRPCSRGSCGCGCGKGCCLQKGCWEKQCCC; encoded by the exons ATGGGTTGCTGTGGTT GCGGGGGCTGTGGTGGCGGCTGCGGTGGCCGCTGCGGTGGCCGCTGCGGTGGCGGCTGCGGCGGGGGCTGTGGCGGGGGCTGTGGCAGCTGCACCACCTGCAGGTACTACCGGGTGGGCTGCTGCTCCGGCTGCTGCCCCTGCTGCTGCGGCTGCTGTGGGGGCTGCTGCAGTGTCCCCGTGGTGTGCTGCTGCCGCCGCCCCTGTAGCCGTGGCTCGTGTGGCTGTGGCTGCGGGAAGGGCTGTTGCCTGCAGAAGGGCTGCTGGGAGAAGCAATGCTGCTGCTAG